A window of Benincasa hispida cultivar B227 chromosome 9, ASM972705v1, whole genome shotgun sequence genomic DNA:
TCTACTGATCTATAGGGAAATGAAAATCCTGACATTATTGTCAATTGATCCTTTCTATTTTAAGTAATTAAGATTTGAGGTCCTTAGTATTACAATTTGGAGGAGGGAAGGGGGTTAGCAATGGCCTCACATACAACACCGATACCTGAAGAACTCCCTTAGTTGTAAAATCAAAAGCAGATGAAAGTTGTCCTGTGCCATCAATCCAATTTATTATCCATTGTCTATGCCTATCTGCGTTTAGAGTTGTAATCATCACTATGGAACACATGAATTGATAAGAACATAGGATATTATACAGACATAAACCattcaaataaactaaaattcaagaAACTTGATATAACTTAAAACATGATTTCAATTTATCAACATAATGCATCATCATCTTACCTTGATTATAGTCCAAGTCATGGCCATTATAATTATAAGGATCCCAATACTCTCCAATAGAAAACATTGGCTTTGCTGCTTCTATATATTCTTTCACGAATTTTGCAGAAAAACTGAGTTCAAACATCAAAGATAAAAGAAGGCAACTGTATGTTAGAACCAATTGAAGAACtccttaaaagaaaagaaaagacaaaattTGAGATGATGATAAAGTGAAATTTTGGAACAGAGAAGAGGGAGCTTGTCATTTTCAGAATAATTTATCCTTGAACCTCTGCAACGCCCCAACCCCCCAATAtatatgcacacatacacacaaACAGAGAAGGACAGTATTACCCCCTTGCAAAATCAAAACGAAAATCCTGAAACCCAACACTGTTGCATAGCCACTTCAGCTGATATCTCTACGGACAAAAGTTTGGCTATGATCAATGTTTGGAACGCCGTGGAAGTTGTCCCCAGTGCTACGATTGCCCTATAATAGATACCGCAGAATAAAGACCAAAGGTTTTCTGATAATTATGAACTCACTTGGAAATTGTAACAGAGAAATACCAGGCCACCAGAGCACGAGGTAACAGCACACTCGTTCCATGGTAATGGTATTCCATCAAAACGATTATGCATTCCTCCATGTCCTCTAACAGTCCCAACACGATGATTGATGACTATGCCAGCGATTGCTCTAACCTTACACTGCTTCATTTTCTGAAGTAAAGCTTTCAGCATGTCCTCAGAACCATATGAAGAGTTTAGGGAGTACAGGTTCTGAGGGAGGTAACCTGAAATTGTAAAGAAAATATCAAGAGTTTTGCACGCACACATGTAAAAGGAACATAAAAATTCAAGTAAATTTGTTACTATGACCTTGAGGAGCAATGGAATGAGTTGGAGGTGCAACCACACAGAGGTAAATCCACTTTTAGCAATATCGTGAATTTTACACTCTAGATTTCCCCACCAATCACATTTATGAGATTCCCAGTTGAATGCCTGTAATtacaattgaaaaattatgaGTGCAGAATTTCTCTCATAAGTTTAACATGACTTGGAGATTTGATCTAAAACATTGACAGTCGTGAAGTCCACCCACCTCAAATTCTAactgatttatattaaaagaaacaacAACATCCAGGATGAATTTCAAACGCCAAGCATCCCCTCAATTAAGAGCAACGAAATATCTTCCTGCTGACCTCTGCTCTACACAAAAATCAGAAAGCTAAAATTGTAACCTCTACCTGGAAAAGGATTTCTCTTCCATTGCGTATCACTGCCCCTACAGGTAACCAAAAAGAAACactgaaattattaaaaatgataaGATAATTTCAAACAAAAGAAAACCTACATAGCAGAAAACCAGCTCTGATTTCAACCATTGTACCTATCCTTTCCATATAAACCACAAATTTtgttgtaaaatcaaatattgcTCAACGTACTCATACCTAAGAAGCATACTCTTTTAAAATCTCCTATCCCTGAGTCAAATTTTAAGCATCCTCAAGCATTCCTTTTGGTTAGTTAGGGCCCAGGACATGTATTAGAATTTGAAGTCACTTCCAAGAGAGGTATGATCTTTTCACGAACATTTTTGACATGAGCATACCATGACGTGAAATTTGTTGTCAAAACGAAAAGGCATATCATATTGATGCAGAAAAAAGACCGTATCAGTATCAGTCTGCTCGTAGCTTTCATCAAAACCCTGAATTCCAACACAAAAAAGTAATTTGTACATTATAATGGATATTCTAACTTCTAACAAATTTATGACTAAAAGCATATCAAAGTGATGCAGAGAGTTCATTAGGGAAACAATTgccaaattaatgaaattttttgtttctcCACATGCTTAAATAATCCGGAAAAATTCCCATCGGAAATATGGATTAAATAAGAAGCATACATTATCATCACCCATAATACTCAGAAGAAGCTCGTGAAAACCTTGAAGTCTTAGTTGCAGAAAATAGAGATGTCCTGCAACCATAATCAAACACCGAAAAAACATCACACTCTGCAAAGTGTAACCTCAGTCATATTGTGTAATCTTAACTTCGTATGATGGCCACtcgaaaaaggaaaaggaaaataagtTATAAGATAACGAGCTAGAATTGTAACAGAGTAGTTGGTGACGTGGTGGAGACAGTTCATGGCTCTAGCTTAATTCTGTAAGCGCAAACGTACTACCTGCTTCAATTTGTGAAACTATTCTTCAATTTCAAACTGgataaaacattaaaacatCTTTAACCTGTCCAAAATCAACTTCATCAACACCTCTTAATAGATTAAACTAACATGCAGCAGATGCGATCAACCTTGATAATACGAATTAATAAGCTGAAATCACAATTTTAGATTGGCGCGAAGACATTTACCGCTGAAAAATTCAAGAAAGAGATAAGACTAACTACATAACTATGTAAACAGTGCTACTTTTAGCAAATGCAACctagaagaaaaaataaaccTAGAAGAAAAAACGCAAATGCAACGAAAGATGCTTTGAGAGTGATTCGTCATGTATACATATTCAATAGACAAATAGCTAAACAACCAAAACGCTTCGCTAAGTCATGCGATTAGAATTCCGCGTTTGAACACCGTAAGAAGACAAGGCGATGAATAGAAATTACTTAGCAAACAATGAGAAACGTTACCAAGAAGCAATCAATTCCGACTGCGGAGGATGTCGCGGAAAGAACGAGGAAGGAATTGACGTTTGAACGATGATCTTAATGAGTTTGGTGTTCAAGAACACTACACGGTTCGATGTTTCTGGTTTTGCTGGTTTAGGGAATCGGATGTTAACTGCTCCACCATTTGCAATCGAATGATTGGTCTCAGAAGTTTCAAGGCCATTTGATCCGCAACCTCGTGAACTCGAGATTCTTCGCTAGAACCAATCGAAGGGGTGTGGGATGCGGACCTTTGGCCCGCGTGTTCCGTCGCTAACCATTTTGCAATGGCTTACGCGTTAAGCAACTGTCAGTTTCATGGAATACTAACCCTGGACGTCCGATTGAACGTATGCTAATTGCTACATTTGCCTTCTTACCCCATTAAAATTGTTgataatttatcttttttttaattactttggAGAGTATGAACTTATATGCATTCTTAGGCTGTAtgtaaatattgtttttttctttttctttttccttttaccATGATATAAAATTTCGGTTCACATTTCAAcgtatgattaaaaaaaatgaacaataaattaaatataatatcatatattatattgatATTTCTATGTTTTCATAGATACAGATAAATAATAAGATTTCActcatataaatatgatatacatgttaatttgtttaatcatataaaatatttattttaatttgtttaatcatataaaatatttatttactgatttaaaattattt
This region includes:
- the LOC120084914 gene encoding LOW QUALITY PROTEIN: probable alpha-amylase 2 (The sequence of the model RefSeq protein was modified relative to this genomic sequence to represent the inferred CDS: inserted 2 bases in 2 codons), producing MVAGHLYFLQLRLQGFHELLLSIMGDDNGFDESYEQTDTDTVFFLHQYDMPFRFDNKFHVMAFNWESHKCDWWGNLECKIHDIAKSGFTSVWLXPPTHSIAPQGYLPQNLYSLNSSYGSEDMLKALLQKMKQCKVRAIAGIVINHRVGTVRGHGGMHNRFDGIPLPWNECAVTSCSGGLGNRSTGDNFHGVPNIDHSQTFVRRDIXLKWLCNSVGFQDFRFDFARGFSAKFVKEYIEAAKPMFSIGEYWDPYNYNGHDLDYNQDRHRQWIINWIDGTGQLSSAFDFTTKGVLQEAVKGQLWRLRDCQGKPPGVMGWWPSRAVTFLDNHDTGSTQEAMEKRSIDAYLHEVIMSGCSTAFIWPDMLPTEQLLDSVPFAYVAFMLLEEIIFCPLALSCQPYHGGIPTVFYDHFYDWGDSVHSEIVKLMDIRKRQDINSRSSVKILEARSDLYSAVIGEKLCMKIGVVLGALLVRNGLLQPLAADMQYGKNKVWRFYLLSPTFSGNLNTPCCQVCYRNDCSIQANYPSLCGALSAIYGGLTLEQSLLYLENSYSLFGLCRYLPQYLFVYGFVHAFIKLE